In Lampris incognitus isolate fLamInc1 chromosome 20, fLamInc1.hap2, whole genome shotgun sequence, one genomic interval encodes:
- the vgf gene encoding neurosecretory protein VGF, producing MGEEGGSVEKEGERVEEHKEERKDELFNDVDPKILAAVLLEALNMPHTERKREWGWGNETEKEEQEGRKDANQEQEKGGDEKATEEDRKKDDQMLALLMTATSAQGRDEQEREEDERRKVQEEEMLTEKVMSHTTSQTVPVKMQQQSTTENGEGEEMLENEQGSTTLDEPQQQGEQRNDEEEYQLSPEELKNLESMMKEFQSLTTAVKRKGDSMRGQRERRGYSPFNDVLPKIKDYDLAMSKMKLKWQEETQKAMNFPSFLGGSFMEVAEDNDLNNALSDPAHPLPPPEDDLAEEDVPDMEVEEEDILSPEEEEAQAKAEQEEVRRQATEAQRAKMEEEKLADIASDMLLQYMAKQNSGNKREKEQMWKYSSSLPNTAEDKRSDEKQEVMGDNDDDIDPQTIDKLIEISSKLHLPADDVVDIIGDVEKKKKKDVQPETASLSSWQQTLMPQSSLPSTNGISVSKITANQKGFPLSKQTTVNPLKISNQWTLGGMDLL from the exons ATGGGTGAAGAGGGGGGTTCAgtagagaaagaaggagagagagttgaagagcacaaagaggaaaggaaagATGAACTCTTCAATGATGTTGATCCCAAAATATTAGCAGCAGTTTTACTGGAGGCTTTGAATATGCCacatacagagagaaagagggaatggGGCTGGGGTaatgagacagagaaagaggagcagGAAGGGAGGAAAGATGCAAACCAAGAGCAGGAAAAGGGAGGTGATGAgaaagcaacagaggaagacaggAAAAAAGATGACCAGATGTTAGCTCTGTTGATGACTGCTACAAGCGCACAGGGTCgggatgagcaggagagggaagaGGATGAGAGGAGGAAAGTACAAGAAGAAGAGATGCTTACAGAAAAGGTTATGAGTCATACAACAAGCCAGACAGTACCAGTTAAAATGCAGCAACAGTCAACAACTGAAAATGGAGAAGGGGAGGAGATGCTAGAAAATGAG CAAGGGTCAACCACCCTGGATGAGCCACAGCAGCAGGGAGAACAACGCAACGATGAAGAGGAGTATCAACTGAGCCCAGAAGAACTGAAGAACCTAGAGTCAATGATGAAAGAGTTTCAGAGCTTAACCACTGCCGTTAAGCGAAAGGGAGATTCAATGcggggccagagagagagaagaggttaTAGTCCTTTCAATGACGTCCTACCTAAAATTAAAGACTATGACCTTGCAATGTCAAAGATGAAGCTAAAATGGCAAGAGGAGACACAGAAAGCCATGAACTTCCCCTCATTCCTGGGGGGCAGTTTTATGGAAGTGGCTGAAGACAACGATTTGAACAATGCTCTCAGTGATCCAGCTCACCCCCTGCCCCCACCAGAGGATGATTTGGCTGAAGAGGATGTACCAGATATGGAAGTGGAAGAGGAGGATATACTGAGccctgaggaggaggaggctcaaGCTAAAGCAGAACAGGAGGAAGTTCGCAGGCAGGCCACAGAAGCACAAAGAGCAAAGATGGAGGAAGAGAAGTTAGCTGACATTGCCTCGGACATGCTGCTCCAGTACATGGCCAAACAAAACAGTGGAAACAAGAGGGAAAAGGAGCAAATGTGGAAGTACTCATCTTCTCTGCCTAATACTGCAGAGGACAAGCGGTCTGATGAGAAACAGGAGGTGATGggggataatgatgatgatattgATCCTCAAACAATTGATAAGTTGATTGAGATCTCCAGCAAACTCCACCTCCCTGCTGATGATGTAGTGGACATTATCGGTGATgtggagaaaaagaagaagaaagatgtgCAACCTGAAACAGCATCACTGTCATCTTGGCAACAAACCCTCATGCCCCAATCTTCACTGCCATCCACTAATGGCATATCAGTATCAAAGATCACAGCCAATCAAAAAGGCTTTCCCTTGTCCAAACAGACGACAGTTAATCCCCTCAAG ATTTCAAATCAGTGGACTTTAGGGGGCATGGACCTGTTGTAG